The genomic region TAGTTGTGATGAAGCATCAAACTGTCATAATTTTGAcctaaaagaataattaaaatgtagAAAATGAGTTAAATTGAAGATTTGGAAATCCTATGATTTGTTTCTATTTATGATTCATCCACATTATTACCTAACAAATGATTCACTTTAGTTGCATATTGCCAAAATTGCGTGTTacatcaaacatatatatatatgcaacaCATTTCTAAGTTGATCAATTACTTAATTTGtaccttttatttatatatgattttgactataattagttaaacaattaagtaaataattagttggaTGATAATGACtataatgatgataataattatcataataatagagataattatGATCATCAGCTTGATTGCAATCCTAATCCTGTAATTATATGGGTTTGGTGTTTTggtttttcaagaaatgataCTTGACGAGATTTGTAATTTCACGATTTTGAGGACAcattttgttggaaaattctaattaatctgttgaaatttgacatgTGCAAGTCATGTGCTGGCTTAAATTTGAAGAGACACATGATCTGCACATGTTgtttttcaattcattttcaatttttcagcAAAAATAAAGGGTCAAATCGCATgttctatttataattattggatcaaaaattacaataagatctaggaataattacatttcacCCCCTAGCTTATGGTttgtttacacaaactacccaTGCCTTTTGGATAATATACTTACACTTATcagaaatatcaatattattttacacaaaccactcacatttttttgaagaattacacataaatcccccagaaaatgtcaacatcattacacaaactatctttatttttttactgtcagtaataattttataattatataagaaataagaataatttataaacaggaatttattttcaaaatctatGAACATATTGACTATGAtgataatatttgtaataataaataataataagaaaaacaagCATATCTGGTAGGTTTGTGATTGTCCTTGTCCTTGGGTTGCGCCTTTAATCTCGACTTTGTGAAAAagctaaatttatatattcagtCTCAAGTCTGTCTTATTTTGGGTGAAAATGTGGAAACAAGggaaattaatatatgcttTCACACTACACAAAAACTCACATTCttctcatgaaaattaaaactttcaccactaaagtaaaagaatattattgtaattatgaaaattttcaagtatttACATCAATTACGACTCCATTATTACGTGTCTCATTAAGTAAAGTATTTTCTGTTCTAATTTTGTACGagtcttataattttaggaGTCACATGCATTACTtaattggataattatattgacatcTAGCTCATGATCTATAGTCTACCTAGACAAATCTCCCCTTGTCTTCTAGGTAAAATATAGAAACCACCCATGATAgtcaaaaaattgagatagtttctgtaataaaattgatgtttttggGAGCGTGTGTGTGATTTACTACACGTGGCCGTGGTCATCTTCATCACTACTttaattagagagagagaagaaaaaaaatatttttccacaTATCATTCTTGAAAATCGATCttggatatatatttttctattagtaAGAACAACAGAATAAGGATAAACAGCATAACAATTCTTTTTGTGCATAATTATATGAGTCATCTACTACAATAACATATTGAATTTaagccatatatatatatatatatatagttattatcaAAAGTTGAgttgtttaatataatttgatggtaatataaaaatagagcAGAAGCATTTTTGATGGAAAATTTCCGACATcaataattaatctaaaacATGAATTGAATACCATTGGTCTTGTTTCTTGTACCATTTTGATttccaataatattattctccAAACTCTTCCTTACTAGTGTGTTACAAATTCCTCATCCCACATCAATTGGGAGAAGAGTCTTGAGAATGTTGATGAAGTGGAGTCAGTGGACTATATATCCCTTTTacttacaaataattaatttccaCTTCACCTAACACCGCTTGTCGGGAAAGCGACATAACATGGGGTGCACCTACAAAGTTTTCAGCAGCTGGTGATAGAAATGTTGCTCGACCACGCCCAATCAACATGCCCTTCTTGTGCGCGTTTTGATGGCCGCCTAGTGCGAATTTTCTGTGGCAATGCTGACAGTGTCATAAGGACTCTTTTGATTGGAAAACCAAACAGTCCCTTATATGATGGTGAAGGTGCAAAATCTTGAACCTCAGGCTCATATGCATCTTCTTCCATTggtttcatacatatatatatatgagaaaaagTTTGAACCAACCATTGGGAACTAAGTGTTGAGAtgcagtatatatatagagaatgAGAAGAAAACAGTTCATTCGGTACAagttactattttacccttacgGCTAAATgaacatttgaaaaaatgtaaaaaaataaataaatagagagtgagtaaagaaaataattcataaggcATATTAGTACATAAAAGTGTGTTAAaagttcaaatatatatatataaaactataattcGTAATTTATGAACTGTTCAGGGCCCACCCAAGCCTTGATTCTTCCAACTGAGGATAACCATGATGGTCGACAAAGGTTGCCTCATTGCCCAAGTGATTTATGAACATTGATCTTAACTTTGATTCATAATGTACAACCCCAATGACGATGATGATCTATGTGTTCAACACTCCCATCCAGTTTCCAATATACTTAGCAATCATTTTTCGAATTGGAAAGTCGTGGACGTGGAAAAAAAATGCGCAGCAATTCAAGTCAACTTCCATAAAATGTTTGTTATCTAGGAATCAAGatgtttttctcaaaattccaagGAGTAAGCCATCTCAATCTCTGTTTTCATCGATGACATGGTTGAAAATAAGTATGTATTGTCCTCAATAACTTTGAATTTCAAGCGAacttgataaaaattatttcttatattagtAGTTTACattcaacaaataaaagaagaaaacaaagaaataaagaaattcacAATTGCATAAGCGTGTGTTTGGGTGAGCTTTTAGTTCTAAGCTCTTTAAAtattctatataaaaaaaattaagttattaatttagttttaataaagTCTTAACAAATTTCTTGGTAATacgtacaaatataataaaactgtAGATAGTTCAACCCGGACATGACCTTAAGGTTGACTAACCATGGTCTTTCCAGAGTAAGTTTTGAACCCAATCTTTCATTGGAATCAACCTTTGACTATGGGGATAAAATAGTCAGTTcacaaattttgagaattttgatGGACAAAAATTATGTGGGACCCCTTAGAGGCTCACTAGACCCCATTTCTAATCTGGTGCGCCTCCATCCTTTACCTCAATCTTTCACATGCATCAATTAGAACAATATAaatcttgatttatgattgAGAAAGTAGTCTGGATGCTGCCACAGTTTtgacaagaaattaaaaatttatttaatttacactGTAGGCATTTAGAtatttaaacataataataataattaattgtggtggaattaaaagttataaattttagcTTTTGATAGAATCTAATCCCGAAAGTGATTTATCATAAAAGAACCCGACCAGCTccaaaaattgtattttcaatCCAAACACATGTTTGATCTGCTCAATCATAAAATCGAACGgggactaaattaaatttaggttattaacaaacataaatattttctttaattattcatctagaatttttgtttttaattcctgctaaattctaaaaaaaaaaaaagaaaaaaccaagATATGAATTTGAACAAGTGTATtgaccaaattaatttaataattaattcattttccgacaagaaaattgaaaaagaatggAGCTCGTGCAAAATGATGTTCATGGAAGACATATGGAAGCACCTCCATCTTTCTTTCTAGAGGaacaaatccaaaattatCTTTCCTTAATTGATTATGCACAAATTATTCgggtgtttcttttttttatttggttatatattttaggcataattacactctcatctcctcaaatttggtataattatatttaaaccacttgtaatttaaaaaaaattacatctaatctCCATAATATTTACTTTCGTCTATAAATAAGTtcctccgttagtcaaaattcacagaatctactgatattaacaacaaaaaaaaagagttataaatctatatttaccttcgattgacttattactaatttattgcaggttaaataaatcttttatagcCAAATTACTCCTATACATTTTCaaacgttaatgcatgtgatgagaTATACTTTCACTGtcataaggatagtttagtcggaaaaaaattatttgacttacaataatccagtaataaatcaattgaaggtaaatattaatttgttcagtttttttattaatatcagcaaattcaatgaatttaaaCTAACGAAAagacctatttgttagacgaaaataaatttcagtGTACTAGATATAATCTTTCAACCCATATGGAATTTGCAtgtaatcaaattttaaggaaatagagtgtaattatccctataatgtaattaaaaataaagtactTTTGTGCGGGGAATAAACGAATATatgccaaaaaataaataaatagttgcACTTTCACACTGTGCAATGAGAGTGCACAAATgtgatcataattatatataagaaaaattagcCCACCAAGGAAAAAAGTATAGGAATTGAAGAACAATTAtcgaaaaaagaatattttgtcactttaatttaaatagtgatgtaatttgagaattaaatcacgttctttttataaatttaaatatttaatttaaatattttttttaattttcattcatctttttttttatcacgttctttttataaatttaatatttttgttattttaaataatatatatttttataagtattttatttttaatatttacacaaacacaaagtgttatattttaattttttatatatataataaaaaaaatatatttataactgtGTTAATATTGTGTCatgtcctaatttttttaagttatcaTCGTGTCTGTATCCTTACATCATAGATTAACTTATAACGATAAAAACGTTGCAAAATTCTAATTTCCGACATGACatatatatcttaataaaaaaaaagaaagaaaaagcagcatgcatataaatatgttgGTGTATGAAAACTGAAGAACAAAAAGGGGGGAAGAATATTGGAATATCTGGGCTTTAAGCAACCTTTGTTCCAAGTAATTCTCCTTTTGTAATGCACAAAAGTTGATTTATCTCCAAATGCTCATCACTCATCTCCGACCTCTTCAAACCAAAACTTGATGGCAGTCACTCATGCCGATCTTGCTCCCACCCCCAAACCCACTCTTCTCCGCACCAAAACTGCCGCATTCCTCATGGTATTATGCATATTGTTAGGCCTCTTCTGCTTCATCCTCTGCCTCGTCGCCGAGTCTGCCCGCTCCCAGGTACcactttatataattttagccTTGTAATTTAGGAGGGtgacattttttatcctatacaaatttattttcgtaatttaatcatgtaattttataattttggcgGCTTAATTTAGTCTTTTTCCAGCcaatttttctagaaaattgcatgtgaccaatcaaattataattttagttctgtaaatcaatttttacGGGATCAAAGATGCCAACTCCCCTAAATTACAGAACTAAGAATGTCAACGTCCCAAAGTTACAAGACTGCATTTGCTATTTCATTGAGTtatgtgcaagtcacatgcaatttttcagtcaaaattgaacgaaaaatgatgaaaattgccaaaattttaatgttataggactaaattgtaaaaattaattcatgcaAGACAAAAATAGCGTTTTTCCCTATTGCTTTGTAACGACATATTTTTGTGGCCATTTCTAATTAGCATGAATTGTTTGCTAttctttttgcaaatttttgcTTGTTGATGGGGTCGATGATGATTCGTGCTATTTTTTTAGCATACATGTATCGTCGATAACATTAGATTACATGGACTATAATATGATACAATTGTGCAGGTGAACAGTGCGCATACACCGGCGGCGGGAAGCTGCCTCTTTTATCGGCAACTGCCGCATTCTTGGCCCTGGCAATGGCCATGGTGGTGCAGCACACATACTTATTGCTCGCAGTGAGTGATTCGGACGCTCTGATGGAGATGTCGTGGGACCTCGATTCTGTCTTTGCCAAAAATCTTACACGACAAGCTGGATCTTTCTTCGTCGCCACGTGGTAAGAAaattgggttaattatattttatcctgttataaaaatattaataaacagAAAATCTTCTTGAACAAATATGTGATACATTATAAAGTTagattttttatgcatttgaaccaaattataatattaggTCGGGCTCTACACTGCAACAGCTGATGACTCTTTAATTGAATTGCAGGATGTCATTTGCAGTAGGAGAGATTCTACTACTGATCGGACTAAGCATCGAGTCGGGCCACCTGAAAAATTGGGCGGCGCCACGGCCTAGTTGCCTAACCATTCGACAAGGTTTGTTCACAGCAGCCGGAGTTCTCGGCCTAGTGACGGTATTCCTGGCCTTCGGCCTATACATCACAGCGTTACGTGCAGAACGATACTTTGAAGAACGGGAAATTAGACGAAGAGAAATGTGGGAGGCCTCAGTCATGTATGCCTCCCCACCAAGATCGCCTGAAAGAACTACTATAAGGGCTGCTCCTAGTGAGAGCCCTTTGGCAAGACAAGATCAGAGTGTTCTTACATTGTACCATTACTTGAGAGCCTTTGACAAGCACTCAACTCTTGTCTGAAAGCAAAGAATGTCTGTCCAACTCAAAGAGTATATATGCAACAATTTGTGGGTGAAAAACAAGCATACAATTTATTACATGGAGGTCTTAAGTTTGATTGGTTGAGGTTTGTATAGAATCATAGAGATTGAATAGTCGAAAGATGTTGGTGAAAATCCTGAgaacataattataagttattataaagtatttgatTTTCCAAAAAAACATAGAACTCGTATATAAGAATCAGAGCTAAGATGTGTCGTAAGCTTATTTTAAGGTTTTTTTTATCAAGCTCTAACTATTCTTCGTATCTTAACAAGCTCTTTCACTTCCggtcatattaattataaaattgtcattattaatatcttataaactccagaaatttgttttattctaACACTTTGGGAGCTagcttattttttagaaaaatttaaaattgatttttaaactctacaaatatcttttttgaaatgtataaattgatcaaatatttttaaataaatttagccaaacgACCCTCTAATTTACCTCTTCTACTGGTCAAGGGTACCCAAAGCATAAAAAGTTGTACTTTCCAGATACTGCATTATGCTGCAAATATGGGAAATGTACTTTCAAAAGGCATTCTAAGCTCTTTGATCATTGAAATGCTAATTCTGGTACTGTAACTTAGggaatgtaatattttgtatcaTACATCAATTgattcttataatttaattttataatattaaaattttgacagtTTAGTCATATCTAATTTGGTCTTATCAgtcgtttatttatttattttagccTGGGATCAAAAAAGGGCATGCGGATGcaatattactaatatattgATACTTCGTGTTATGAGAAGTTCTAACACGAATCAGATTTAATCAGATCagaatcaattatacaataaatagaGTACAAATATAATTGGTGTGcactccaaaattaaaataaaaataaccaatcatataacaagtatattacactttcAATCAAACAGAtttagtttgtataaaaattttaccataattatgcaaaattgACTGACTTTCCTTCCAACcctaaaattttgttaacTTCAAC from Sesamum indicum cultivar Zhongzhi No. 13 linkage group LG3, S_indicum_v1.0, whole genome shotgun sequence harbors:
- the LOC105157054 gene encoding uncharacterized protein LOC105157054 translates to MAVTHADLAPTPKPTLLRTKTAAFLMVLCILLGLFCFILCLVAESARSQCAYTGGGKLPLLSATAAFLALAMAMVVQHTYLLLAVSDSDALMEMSWDLDSVFAKNLTRQAGSFFVATWMSFAVGEILLLIGLSIESGHLKNWAAPRPSCLTIRQGLFTAAGVLGLVTVFLAFGLYITALRAERYFEEREIRRREMWEASVMYASPPRSPERTTIRAAPSESPLARQDQSVLTLYHYLRAFDKHSTLV